A single window of Rhizobium indicum DNA harbors:
- a CDS encoding DUF1330 domain-containing protein has protein sequence MAKGYWIARVDVRDAERYKDYVAAAKPAFEKYGANFLARGGAFTELEGKARVRNVVIEFPSMQHAVDCYNSPEYQIAAKIRQEAADAEMVVVEGV, from the coding sequence ATGGCCAAGGGATATTGGATCGCCCGCGTCGATGTTCGCGATGCCGAGCGCTACAAGGATTACGTGGCGGCGGCCAAGCCGGCCTTCGAAAAATATGGCGCGAATTTCCTGGCGCGCGGCGGCGCCTTTACCGAACTCGAGGGCAAGGCGCGCGTCCGCAACGTGGTGATCGAATTCCCGTCGATGCAGCATGCGGTCGACTGCTATAATTCGCCGGAATACCAGATCGCCGCGAAAATCCGCCAGGAAGCCGCGGATGCGGAAATGGTCGTCGTCGAAGGCGTCTAG
- the rsmI gene encoding 16S rRNA (cytidine(1402)-2'-O)-methyltransferase yields the protein MNEETTADAATRRSFRLHNATVPARPLEPALYLVATPIGNLGDITLRALETLAGADVLACEDTRVTRVLLDRYGIQNRPFAYHEHNADEAGPRLLQALEAGRSVALVSDAGTPLVSDPGYRLAQQAIAAGYRVIPIPGASAPLAALVGSGLPNDAFLFAGFLPAKDKARRDRLGELAAAPATLIFFESPHRIGATLLAAADVLGGTRPASVCRELTKTYEEFRRGTLADLAAHYQQVENVKGEIVLVIGPPEPVETSKADVEAVLADLSKSMPTAGAATEAARLTGLPRKVLYQRLLEIKNADGR from the coding sequence ATGAATGAGGAAACGACAGCGGACGCCGCCACCCGGCGAAGCTTCCGCCTGCACAATGCAACGGTGCCGGCGCGGCCGCTGGAGCCGGCGCTCTATCTGGTCGCCACTCCAATCGGCAATCTCGGCGACATCACCCTGCGGGCGCTCGAAACGCTGGCCGGCGCCGATGTGCTTGCCTGCGAGGATACGCGCGTCACCCGCGTGCTGCTCGACCGCTACGGCATCCAGAACCGCCCCTTTGCCTATCATGAGCACAATGCCGACGAAGCTGGCCCAAGGCTGCTGCAGGCGCTCGAAGCCGGGCGATCGGTGGCGCTGGTTTCGGATGCCGGCACGCCGCTGGTTTCCGATCCAGGCTATCGGCTGGCGCAACAGGCGATAGCGGCAGGTTACCGTGTCATTCCCATTCCCGGCGCCTCCGCGCCGCTCGCAGCCCTTGTCGGCTCCGGTCTGCCGAACGATGCTTTCCTTTTCGCCGGTTTCCTGCCGGCCAAGGACAAGGCCCGCCGCGACCGCCTCGGTGAACTTGCAGCAGCGCCCGCGACGCTGATCTTCTTTGAATCGCCGCATCGCATCGGCGCAACGCTTCTGGCCGCCGCCGATGTGCTGGGCGGCACTCGGCCCGCCTCCGTCTGCCGCGAGCTGACCAAGACCTATGAGGAGTTCCGCCGCGGCACGCTTGCCGACCTTGCGGCGCATTATCAGCAGGTGGAAAACGTCAAGGGCGAGATCGTCCTGGTGATCGGTCCGCCGGAGCCGGTCGAGACGTCTAAGGCCGATGTCGAAGCCGTGCTGGCCGACCTGTCGAAGTCAATGCCGACGGCAGGCGCCGCCACCGAAGCCGCCCGCCTCACCGGCCTGCCGCGCAAGGTGCTCTACCAGCGCCTGCTGGAGATCAAGAACGCCGATGGGCGATAA
- a CDS encoding YraN family protein produces MGDNDLTAIRRKALRRGRMSEYVAAVFLMLKGYRILALRHRTRLGEIDIIARKGDLAVFVEVKARHGEAAAVDAVSVAAQKRIRAASDLWLARQADQARLSQRYDIVAIMPGRLPRHFIDAF; encoded by the coding sequence ATGGGCGATAATGATCTCACCGCGATCAGAAGGAAGGCGCTGCGCCGGGGCCGCATGTCGGAATATGTCGCGGCCGTCTTCCTGATGCTGAAGGGCTACCGCATCCTGGCGCTGCGACACCGCACCCGGCTCGGCGAGATCGATATCATCGCCCGCAAGGGCGATCTCGCCGTCTTCGTCGAGGTCAAGGCCCGCCATGGCGAGGCGGCGGCGGTCGACGCCGTCTCTGTCGCCGCACAAAAGCGGATACGGGCGGCAAGCGATCTCTGGCTTGCCCGCCAGGCGGATCAGGCCCGCCTTTCCCAGCGTTATGATATCGTGGCGATCATGCCGGGCCGGCTGCCGCGGCATTTTATTGATGCCTTCTGA
- a CDS encoding histidine phosphatase family protein, with product MFGIYITHPQVRIDANVPVPKWGLSDVGAARARKAAESGWAKQLRRIVSSDETKAIETAEILAKASGVTVEIVHATHENDRTATGFLPPPQFEEAADWFFAHPEQSFKGWERAVDAQARIVEAVNAVLATHDATAPIAFVGHGGVGTLLKCHLAGSPIARDRDQPGGGGNLYAFGLADRRLTCDWTPIEDWQG from the coding sequence ATGTTCGGGATCTACATCACTCATCCGCAGGTCAGGATCGACGCCAACGTGCCAGTGCCGAAATGGGGACTTTCCGATGTCGGCGCGGCGCGCGCCCGCAAAGCGGCAGAGAGCGGCTGGGCCAAGCAATTGCGGCGCATCGTCTCCAGCGACGAGACGAAGGCGATCGAGACGGCCGAAATTCTGGCGAAAGCTTCCGGTGTGACCGTGGAGATCGTCCACGCGACCCACGAAAACGACCGCACGGCCACCGGCTTCCTGCCGCCGCCGCAATTCGAAGAGGCGGCCGACTGGTTCTTCGCCCATCCGGAACAAAGCTTCAAAGGCTGGGAGCGCGCCGTCGACGCGCAGGCCCGCATCGTCGAGGCCGTTAATGCCGTTCTCGCCACGCATGATGCGACAGCGCCGATCGCCTTTGTCGGCCACGGCGGCGTCGGCACGCTGCTCAAATGCCATCTGGCGGGCAGCCCGATCGCGCGCGACCGCGACCAGCCCGGCGGCGGCGGCAATCTCTATGCTTTCGGTCTTGCGGATCGGCGCCTAACATGCGACTGGACGCCCATCGAAGACTGGCAGGGGTGA
- the dnaN gene encoding DNA polymerase III subunit beta, whose translation MRITIERSNLLKSLNHVHRVVERRNTIPILSNVLLKADGQKLDMKATDLDLEITEATPASVEQPGATTVPAHLLYDIVRKLSDGSEVLLATSPDGGAMTVQSGRSKFSLQCLPESDFPDLTAGTFTHSFKLKAADLKMLIDRTQFAISTEETRYYLNGIFFHTIESNGQLKLRAVATDGHRLARADVDAPSGSEGMPGIIIPRKTVGELQKLVDNPEVMVTVEVSDAKIRLTIGSIVMTSKLIDGTFPDYQRVIPTGNDKEMRVDCTSFAQAVDRVSTISSERGRAVKLALSEGQLMLTVNNPDSGSATEEVAVGYDTDAMEIGFNAKYLLDITAQLSGEEAIFLLADAGSPTLIRDTAGDDALYVLMPMRV comes from the coding sequence ATGCGTATTACTATTGAGCGGTCAAACCTGTTGAAATCGCTGAACCACGTCCACCGCGTGGTCGAACGTCGCAACACGATCCCGATCCTGTCCAACGTATTGCTCAAGGCCGACGGCCAAAAGCTCGACATGAAGGCGACCGACCTCGACCTCGAAATCACCGAGGCGACCCCTGCTAGCGTCGAGCAGCCCGGCGCCACCACCGTTCCCGCGCATCTCCTCTACGATATCGTGCGCAAGCTTTCCGACGGCTCGGAAGTGCTGCTTGCCACCAGCCCGGATGGCGGCGCGATGACCGTGCAGTCCGGCCGCTCGAAATTCTCGCTTCAGTGCCTGCCGGAATCGGACTTCCCGGATCTCACAGCCGGCACCTTCACCCATTCCTTCAAGCTGAAGGCGGCCGATCTGAAGATGCTGATCGACCGCACGCAGTTCGCGATCTCGACGGAAGAGACGCGTTATTATCTGAACGGCATCTTCTTCCACACGATCGAGAGCAACGGCCAGCTGAAGCTGAGGGCGGTTGCGACCGACGGCCACCGGCTGGCGCGCGCCGATGTCGATGCGCCCTCCGGCTCCGAAGGCATGCCCGGCATCATCATTCCGCGCAAGACGGTCGGCGAGTTGCAGAAGCTGGTCGACAATCCCGAGGTGATGGTGACCGTCGAGGTCTCCGACGCCAAGATCCGGCTGACCATCGGCTCGATCGTCATGACCTCGAAACTGATCGACGGCACCTTCCCGGATTATCAGCGCGTTATCCCCACCGGCAACGACAAGGAAATGCGGGTCGACTGCACGAGTTTCGCACAGGCCGTCGACCGCGTCTCGACGATCTCCTCCGAGCGTGGACGCGCCGTCAAGCTGGCGCTTTCCGAGGGGCAGCTGATGCTGACCGTCAACAATCCCGATTCCGGCAGCGCGACGGAAGAAGTCGCCGTCGGCTACGACACGGATGCGATGGAAATCGGCTTCAACGCCAAATACCTGCTCGACATCACCGCCCAGCTTTCCGGCGAGGAAGCGATCTTCCTGCTTGCCGATGCCGGCTCGCCGACGCTGATCCGCGACACGGCGGGCGACGATGCACTCTATGTGCTGATGCCGATGCGCGTCTGA
- a CDS encoding cupin domain-containing protein, with amino-acid sequence MAWKLMLASAVAMAARSVPYAVAKPAGKSFVAHASDLLPLKSTPINPDWVISGNPQARTAEHSRGHDEASLTAIWDCTAGEFRWYFGWDETVMILEGEVHITAEDGTERTLRAGDVAFFAGGTWASWRVDNYVRKVAFLRKPFPKPLAIAYRLRNMLRNSGNQGIAA; translated from the coding sequence ATGGCCTGGAAGCTGATGCTTGCAAGTGCGGTCGCCATGGCCGCGCGCTCGGTGCCGTATGCCGTGGCGAAGCCGGCCGGAAAATCCTTCGTCGCGCATGCGAGCGATCTGCTGCCGCTGAAATCCACGCCGATCAATCCGGACTGGGTTATCAGCGGCAATCCGCAGGCCCGCACCGCCGAACATTCGCGCGGCCATGACGAAGCATCGCTGACGGCGATCTGGGATTGCACGGCGGGCGAATTCCGCTGGTATTTCGGCTGGGACGAGACGGTGATGATCCTCGAAGGCGAGGTCCATATCACCGCCGAGGACGGCACCGAACGAACTCTGCGCGCCGGCGACGTCGCCTTTTTCGCCGGTGGAACCTGGGCAAGCTGGCGGGTCGACAATTACGTCCGCAAGGTCGCCTTCCTGCGCAAGCCCTTCCCGAAGCCCTTGGCGATCGCCTACCGCCTCCGCAACATGCTGCGCAACAGCGGCAACCAGGGCATCGCCGCCTGA
- the pyrF gene encoding orotidine-5'-phosphate decarboxylase: MDARERLIVGLDVPTIGEAERLVSTLGDDILFYKIGYQLVFAGGLEFARDLAASGKKIFLDMKLLDIDNTVASGVENIAKMGMSMLTLHAYPKAMKAAVEAAAGSGLCLLGVTVLTSMDADDLAEAGYSQDPHSLVLRRAEQARTAGMGGIVCSAEEAAAVREIVGPDMAIVTPGIRPDGSDKGDQKRVMTPFDALKAGATHLVVGRPVVKAPDPRDAARAILSEMVTALWPANR; encoded by the coding sequence ATGGACGCACGCGAGCGGTTGATCGTCGGCCTGGATGTTCCAACGATCGGCGAGGCGGAAAGACTGGTTTCCACGCTCGGCGACGACATTCTCTTCTACAAGATCGGCTATCAGCTGGTCTTTGCCGGCGGCCTGGAATTCGCCCGTGATCTTGCCGCCAGCGGCAAGAAGATCTTTCTCGACATGAAGCTGCTCGACATCGACAACACCGTTGCCTCCGGCGTCGAGAACATCGCCAAGATGGGCATGTCGATGCTGACGCTGCATGCCTATCCGAAAGCCATGAAGGCGGCGGTCGAGGCCGCGGCCGGCTCCGGCCTCTGCCTGCTGGGCGTGACCGTGCTGACCTCGATGGATGCCGACGACCTCGCCGAGGCCGGCTACAGCCAGGATCCGCACAGCCTGGTGCTGCGCCGCGCCGAACAGGCGCGCACAGCCGGTATGGGCGGTATCGTCTGCTCGGCGGAGGAAGCGGCTGCGGTGCGCGAAATCGTCGGACCCGACATGGCGATCGTCACCCCCGGCATTCGCCCTGATGGTAGCGACAAGGGCGACCAGAAGCGGGTGATGACGCCTTTCGACGCGCTGAAGGCAGGAGCGACGCATCTCGTCGTCGGCCGGCCTGTCGTCAAGGCGCCGGATCCCCGGGATGCCGCCCGCGCGATCCTCAGCGAGATGGTGACGGCACTCTGGCCGGCAAACCGCTAA
- the gshB gene encoding glutathione synthase → MAKITNVAVQMDHVAGINIAGDSTFAMSLEAQARGYKLFHYTPDRLSFRDGRLYASVEPMVLRDVKGDHYELGAPERVDLSTMDVVLLRQDPPFDMAYITSTHLLERIHPKTLVVNDPAWVRNSPEKIFVTEFSDLMPKTLITKDAAEIRRFRDEMGDIILKPLYGNGGAGVFHSTRDDRNLSSLLEMFGQLFREPFIAQQYLPDVRKGDKRIILVDGEFAGAINRVPAEHDSRSNMHVGGRAEATELTPREQEICARIGPALRERGFLLVGIDVIGDYMTEINVTSPTGIREVKKFGGADIAALLWDAIERKRG, encoded by the coding sequence ATGGCCAAGATCACCAATGTAGCGGTCCAGATGGACCATGTCGCAGGCATCAATATCGCAGGTGATTCCACCTTCGCCATGAGCCTGGAAGCGCAGGCGCGCGGCTACAAGCTCTTCCATTACACCCCCGATCGCTTGAGTTTCCGCGACGGCCGGCTCTATGCCAGCGTCGAGCCGATGGTGCTGCGCGACGTCAAGGGCGATCACTACGAGCTTGGCGCGCCGGAGCGCGTTGATCTTTCGACCATGGATGTCGTGCTGCTGCGCCAGGACCCGCCCTTCGACATGGCTTATATCACCTCGACGCATCTGCTCGAGCGCATCCATCCGAAGACCCTCGTCGTCAACGATCCGGCCTGGGTGCGCAATTCGCCGGAGAAGATCTTCGTCACCGAATTCTCCGACCTGATGCCGAAGACGCTGATCACCAAGGATGCCGCCGAGATCCGCCGCTTCCGCGACGAGATGGGCGACATCATCCTGAAACCGCTCTACGGCAATGGCGGCGCCGGCGTCTTCCATTCGACCCGCGACGACCGCAATCTCTCTTCGCTGCTGGAAATGTTCGGCCAGCTTTTCCGCGAGCCCTTCATCGCCCAGCAATATCTGCCCGACGTGCGCAAGGGCGACAAACGCATCATCCTGGTCGACGGCGAATTCGCCGGCGCCATCAACCGCGTGCCGGCCGAGCACGACAGCCGCTCCAACATGCATGTCGGCGGCCGCGCCGAGGCGACCGAACTGACGCCGCGCGAACAGGAAATCTGCGCCCGCATCGGCCCGGCGCTGAGGGAGCGCGGCTTCCTGCTCGTCGGCATAGACGTGATCGGCGATTACATGACCGAGATCAACGTCACCTCGCCCACAGGCATTCGCGAGGTCAAGAAGTTCGGCGGCGCCGATATAGCAGCGCTGCTTTGGGATGCGATCGAGCGCAAGCGCGGCTGA
- a CDS encoding DUF72 domain-containing protein, with protein MTKKTGAVRIGISGWTYTPWRGQFYPKDLPQKQELSYAARHFRSIEINGTFYGLQRPESFGHWRDETPDDFVFAVKGPRFITHMLRLQNIETALANFLASGLLRLGPKLGPILWQFPPNMAFDPSLFDSFLSLLPHDRDAAIALAKRHDGHIKGPAWLESDGHQPIRHALEIRHESFRSLAFIEMLRRHRVALVCADTVKWPLLMDVTADFSYCRLHGSEKLYVSGYDDKALDIWAQRIRAWATGGEPENATRVLAPVAARNKGRDVYLYFDNTDVKLRAPVDADHLSERLADLMPGSAPKAA; from the coding sequence ATGACCAAAAAGACGGGAGCGGTGCGCATCGGCATATCCGGCTGGACCTATACGCCCTGGCGCGGCCAATTCTACCCGAAGGACCTGCCGCAGAAGCAGGAGCTTTCCTACGCCGCCCGGCACTTCCGGTCGATCGAGATCAACGGAACCTTCTACGGATTGCAGCGACCCGAAAGTTTCGGCCACTGGCGCGACGAGACGCCGGATGATTTCGTCTTCGCGGTCAAGGGACCGCGCTTCATCACCCATATGCTGCGGCTGCAGAATATCGAGACGGCGCTCGCCAATTTCCTCGCTTCCGGTCTGCTGCGGCTTGGCCCCAAACTCGGGCCGATCCTCTGGCAATTCCCGCCGAACATGGCCTTCGACCCGTCCCTGTTTGACAGTTTCTTGTCGCTGCTGCCGCATGACCGCGACGCGGCGATAGCGCTTGCCAAGCGGCATGACGGGCACATCAAGGGACCGGCCTGGCTTGAAAGCGACGGGCACCAACCGATCCGCCATGCGCTCGAAATCCGCCACGAGAGCTTCCGCTCGCTGGCTTTCATCGAAATGCTCAGGCGTCACAGGGTCGCACTCGTCTGCGCCGATACGGTGAAATGGCCGCTGCTGATGGATGTCACCGCCGATTTCAGCTACTGCCGCCTGCATGGCTCGGAAAAGCTCTATGTCAGCGGCTACGATGACAAAGCACTCGACATATGGGCGCAACGTATCCGCGCCTGGGCCACGGGCGGAGAACCCGAGAATGCGACGCGGGTGCTGGCGCCCGTAGCGGCGCGCAACAAGGGCCGCGACGTCTATCTCTATTTCGACAATACCGACGTGAAGCTGCGTGCCCCAGTCGACGCCGATCACTTGAGCGAAAGGCTCGCCGATCTCATGCCCGGTTCAGCGCCGAAAGCCGCATGA
- the pmtA gene encoding phospholipid N-methyltransferase PmtA, whose translation MSLRVKVKERFGKRFDDEIRFFRGMMQGPKTVGSIVPTSSITAKRMASVVDIHSGLPVLELGPGTGAITKAILGRGVRPENLVAIEYSTDFHKHLQRTYPGVHFINGDAFDLQATLGNFSGLTFDSVVSGIPLLNFPMAKRISLLESLLDRLPAGRPMVQISYGAISPIAANPDRYHIQHFDFVMRNIPPAQLWIYKRG comes from the coding sequence ATGAGCTTACGGGTCAAGGTGAAGGAACGGTTCGGGAAGAGGTTCGACGACGAGATCCGCTTCTTCCGGGGCATGATGCAGGGGCCGAAGACGGTGGGCTCGATCGTGCCGACCTCCTCGATCACGGCCAAGCGCATGGCAAGCGTCGTCGACATCCATTCCGGGCTGCCGGTGCTTGAACTCGGACCGGGCACGGGCGCCATCACCAAGGCCATTCTCGGCCGCGGCGTCCGTCCGGAAAATCTCGTCGCAATCGAATATTCGACGGATTTTCATAAACATCTGCAGCGGACCTATCCCGGCGTGCACTTCATCAACGGCGATGCCTTCGATCTTCAGGCCACCCTTGGCAATTTCAGCGGTCTCACCTTCGATTCCGTCGTCTCGGGCATTCCGCTGCTGAATTTCCCGATGGCGAAGCGCATCTCGCTGCTCGAAAGCCTGCTCGATCGACTGCCGGCCGGCCGGCCGATGGTGCAGATTTCCTATGGCGCGATCTCGCCGATCGCCGCCAATCCCGACCGCTACCATATCCAGCATTTCGACTTCGTCATGCGCAATATTCCGCCGGCGCAGCTCTGGATCTATAAGCGCGGCTAA